Proteins encoded by one window of Archaeoglobus veneficus SNP6:
- a CDS encoding radical SAM protein, translating into MGHLIEKWLGNPISKTILKFCASRCSCGRRIELALRKYAGEEVKFCWRCNIAYRLVKAILDSILSKLDIEKDIVMHNLKDPMWRRGLSSVLEGIAKYGPQKPFTAYAPFLIVWNFTNACNLRCKHCYQNASKPTPDELTTAEALKAVDKMGDAGVAYVAMSGGEPLVRKDFFEVADRIRDNDMAFSLATNGTLLTRENVRKLVDLNCLFIQISLDGANPETHDSFRGRKSFERTIQGIKNAVESGITVGIATTVTKHNLKEVFEIVDLAERLGAKIFMHYNFIPTGRGKEIIDLDLSPDEREICLQKWRLRP; encoded by the coding sequence ATGGGGCACCTGATAGAGAAATGGCTGGGTAATCCAATTTCGAAGACAATACTCAAATTTTGCGCTTCAAGATGCAGCTGCGGAAGGAGGATAGAGTTGGCATTGAGGAAATACGCTGGCGAGGAAGTGAAGTTTTGCTGGAGGTGCAACATCGCCTACAGACTGGTTAAGGCAATTCTGGATAGCATACTGTCCAAGCTCGATATCGAAAAGGACATTGTTATGCATAATCTCAAAGACCCGATGTGGAGAAGAGGACTCTCGTCTGTATTAGAGGGGATAGCAAAGTATGGCCCGCAAAAACCCTTTACAGCCTACGCACCATTCCTTATCGTCTGGAACTTCACAAATGCCTGTAACTTGAGATGCAAACATTGCTACCAGAACGCCTCTAAACCCACGCCAGATGAGCTGACCACTGCCGAAGCTCTAAAAGCCGTTGACAAGATGGGCGATGCTGGTGTTGCGTATGTCGCAATGTCCGGTGGAGAACCTCTGGTGAGGAAGGACTTCTTTGAAGTCGCAGACAGGATAAGAGATAATGATATGGCCTTCTCACTTGCAACCAATGGCACACTGCTTACCAGAGAAAATGTAAGAAAACTTGTTGATTTAAACTGTCTGTTCATCCAGATATCTCTGGATGGCGCCAATCCAGAAACTCACGATTCTTTCAGGGGGAGGAAGAGCTTTGAGAGAACTATTCAGGGGATAAAAAATGCTGTTGAATCTGGCATTACTGTCGGAATTGCCACAACGGTGACGAAGCATAACTTAAAAGAGGTTTTTGAAATCGTGGATCTGGCCGAGAGGCTGGGTGCTAAGATCTTTATGCACTACAACTTCATCCCTACTGGAAGGGGTAAGGAGATAATAGACCTCGATTTGTCTCCAGATGAGAGAGAAATTTGCTTACAAAAATGGCGTCTGAGACCTTGA
- a CDS encoding glucose-1-phosphate thymidylyltransferase: MKALILSGGHGTRLRPLTYSQQKQLIPVANKPVLFYAIEDVIEAGVKEIGIILGPNKEQVIETVNSVDWDVEIEFIYQGEPKGLAHAILVAEDFLSDDSFVMYLGDNILRDGIVEHAKKFQKLNPDSLILLTEVENPQQFGVAELDDEGRVKRLIEKPRIPPSNYALVGIYFFKPVIIEACKSIKPSWRNELEITDAIQWLVENGYRVEASIVKGWWKDTGKPEDILEANRLVLDDIQPRNEGTVDESSKIMGRVVIETGTEIRNSVIKGPCIIGKNCVISNSYIGPYTSIGNNCEIVETEIEDSVVMEGSKVTKAGKIVESLIGRGVRIRENDLKPRGYRFVVGDNSEVVL; the protein is encoded by the coding sequence ATGAAAGCCTTAATCCTTTCTGGCGGCCACGGAACTCGCTTACGCCCTCTGACATATTCTCAGCAAAAACAGCTTATCCCAGTTGCAAACAAACCCGTCCTATTTTATGCGATTGAAGATGTAATCGAAGCAGGAGTGAAAGAGATAGGAATAATACTTGGGCCCAATAAGGAGCAGGTTATTGAAACCGTCAACTCGGTAGACTGGGATGTTGAAATAGAGTTCATCTACCAAGGTGAACCTAAGGGCTTGGCCCATGCAATCTTAGTGGCAGAGGATTTTCTTAGCGATGATAGTTTTGTAATGTACTTAGGCGATAACATACTCAGGGATGGGATTGTTGAACATGCAAAGAAGTTTCAAAAACTCAATCCGGACTCTTTAATCCTCCTTACGGAGGTTGAGAATCCTCAGCAGTTTGGTGTTGCAGAACTCGATGATGAGGGTAGGGTGAAAAGACTGATCGAGAAACCCCGTATCCCACCATCCAACTATGCTTTGGTCGGTATCTACTTCTTCAAACCTGTGATAATCGAAGCGTGCAAGAGCATTAAGCCGTCATGGCGTAATGAACTTGAAATTACAGATGCAATTCAATGGCTGGTTGAAAATGGCTACAGGGTCGAAGCATCCATCGTAAAAGGATGGTGGAAGGATACTGGTAAGCCAGAAGACATACTCGAAGCAAATAGGCTCGTTCTGGATGATATCCAGCCGAGAAATGAAGGCACAGTAGATGAATCATCTAAAATCATGGGAAGAGTTGTCATCGAGACTGGAACAGAAATAAGGAATTCGGTGATTAAGGGACCATGCATTATTGGTAAGAACTGTGTTATATCCAACTCATACATTGGCCCATACACATCAATAGGCAACAACTGTGAAATCGTGGAAACAGAGATTGAAGATAGCGTTGTGATGGAGGGAAGTAAGGTGACCAAAGCAGGTAAGATCGTTGAGAGTCTGATAGGCAGGGGCGTTAGAATCAGGGAAAACGATTTGAAACCGAGAGGGTACAGATTTGTGGTTGGAGACAATTCAGAGGTAGTGCTGTGA
- the rfbD gene encoding dTDP-4-dehydrorhamnose reductase codes for MRIFITGGSGLLGHRIAEIALEKGYEVYSGYCHNHPSAGKPVKIDLSNPVSIFETIKDAKPDVIMHTAALTNVDKCEKEKELAFRINVEGTKAIAEAVRKLNSFLIYVSTDYVFDGRKGMYREEDETNPVNYYGHTKLLGEQYCKDFCIARTCVIYGAKPASGKVNFVLWLIDKLRNGEKVRIVTDQYITPTLNTNLAKMMLEIAEKGLKGVFHLAGATRVSRFEFAETLADVFGLDKTLITPSKMEEINWVAVRPKDSSLDTSKAVKLLDEKPYALEKALKVLKEEMS; via the coding sequence ATGAGGATCTTCATCACAGGTGGAAGTGGTCTGCTCGGCCACAGAATCGCCGAAATTGCCCTTGAGAAGGGTTACGAGGTTTACTCTGGCTACTGCCACAACCACCCTTCTGCTGGCAAACCCGTAAAAATAGACCTCTCCAACCCGGTATCGATCTTTGAAACAATAAAGGATGCTAAGCCCGACGTCATAATGCACACCGCAGCCCTAACGAATGTAGATAAATGTGAGAAGGAGAAAGAGCTCGCGTTCAGGATCAACGTTGAAGGCACAAAAGCAATAGCCGAAGCGGTGAGAAAACTCAACTCGTTCCTAATTTACGTCTCAACGGACTACGTCTTCGATGGCAGGAAAGGAATGTACAGAGAAGAAGACGAAACAAACCCAGTAAACTACTACGGCCACACGAAACTTCTCGGCGAACAGTACTGCAAAGACTTCTGTATAGCAAGAACATGCGTCATCTACGGAGCGAAGCCTGCAAGCGGCAAGGTCAACTTCGTTCTCTGGCTCATCGACAAGCTGAGGAACGGAGAAAAAGTCAGAATAGTAACAGATCAGTACATAACTCCCACCTTAAACACGAATCTTGCGAAGATGATGCTCGAGATTGCTGAGAAAGGTCTTAAGGGCGTATTTCACCTGGCAGGAGCTACGCGAGTTTCGAGATTTGAATTTGCCGAAACACTTGCCGATGTGTTTGGACTCGATAAAACTCTTATAACGCCATCCAAGATGGAAGAGATAAACTGGGTTGCTGTAAGGCCAAAAGATTCATCCCTCGATACCTCAAAGGCCGTAAAACTGTTGGACGAGAAACCCTATGCGCTTGAGAAGGCTTTGAAGGTGTTAAAAGAAGAAATGTCTTAG
- the rfbB gene encoding dTDP-glucose 4,6-dehydratase: MKLLVTGGLGFIGSNFIRYILSNYSDVEVINVDALKYGSNPNNLKDVENDDRYTFVKGDISDYDLISNLIKNVYAIVNFAAETHVDRSISNPYSFLQSNVVGVFTILEAMRKCNPNAKLVHISTDEVYGDILQGSFKEDDTLRPSSPYSASKAAADMFVLSYARTYGLHAMITRCTNNYGAYQFPEKLIPKTIIRAAMNMKIPIYGTGKNVRDWIYVLDHCEAINTVMQKGKKGEIYNISSGEEKTNLEVVTRILSIMGKDEDLIEFVEDRPGHDIRYSLDSSKIRNELGWKPKHSFEEGIKETVNWYLENEWWWKPLADERVLHPTPWKLKW; this comes from the coding sequence ATGAAACTCCTTGTCACTGGCGGCCTGGGCTTCATTGGCAGCAATTTCATCCGATACATTCTTAGTAACTATTCTGACGTAGAAGTGATCAACGTTGATGCTTTAAAATACGGATCTAACCCCAACAACCTGAAAGATGTAGAAAACGACGACAGATACACTTTCGTAAAGGGAGACATCTCAGATTATGATCTAATATCAAACCTAATCAAGAACGTCTATGCTATCGTGAACTTCGCCGCAGAGACCCATGTCGACAGAAGCATATCAAATCCATACTCATTCCTTCAAAGCAACGTTGTAGGAGTTTTCACGATTCTCGAGGCCATGAGAAAATGCAATCCCAACGCCAAGCTCGTCCATATATCCACGGATGAAGTCTACGGCGACATCCTGCAGGGCTCCTTTAAAGAAGACGATACGTTAAGACCCTCTTCACCTTATTCAGCAAGCAAAGCAGCAGCAGACATGTTCGTTCTATCCTACGCAAGAACCTACGGCTTGCATGCGATGATTACGAGGTGTACAAACAACTACGGAGCTTACCAATTTCCAGAAAAGCTCATACCCAAGACAATAATCAGGGCGGCAATGAACATGAAGATCCCCATCTACGGCACCGGCAAGAACGTCAGAGACTGGATATACGTTCTGGATCACTGCGAAGCCATCAATACAGTCATGCAAAAGGGAAAGAAGGGCGAAATTTATAACATATCCAGCGGAGAGGAGAAGACGAACCTCGAAGTCGTAACCAGAATCCTCAGCATCATGGGCAAAGACGAAGACCTGATAGAATTCGTCGAAGACAGACCGGGACATGACATCAGATACAGCCTCGACTCTTCCAAGATAAGAAACGAACTCGGCTGGAAACCAAAACACAGCTTCGAAGAAGGGATAAAGGAAACTGTAAACTGGTATTTAGAAAACGAATGGTGGTGGAAGCCTTTAGCCGACGAAAGAGTTCTTCACCCCACACCATGGAAGTTGAAGTGGTAG
- a CDS encoding SPASM domain-containing protein, whose amino-acid sequence MAEFVGGCGTGRLYCALQPNGDITPCVFIPVVVGNIKHDDLLEVWHNSEVFKKIRDRKSFVGCGTCKYVNICGGCRARAFGYYGDLQAPDPGCIINKRYWDAITSSLTELLS is encoded by the coding sequence TTGGCAGAGTTCGTTGGTGGTTGTGGAACCGGCAGGCTCTACTGTGCGTTGCAGCCCAATGGTGATATCACCCCATGTGTTTTCATTCCGGTGGTGGTGGGGAATATAAAACATGATGACCTTCTGGAGGTCTGGCACAACTCAGAGGTCTTCAAAAAAATAAGGGACAGAAAGAGCTTTGTGGGTTGTGGAACATGCAAATACGTTAACATTTGCGGAGGATGCAGAGCCAGGGCTTTTGGATACTATGGAGACCTCCAGGCTCCAGATCCGGGCTGTATAATAAACAAAAGGTACTGGGATGCGATTACTTCCAGCCTCACTGAGCTGCTCTCATGA
- a CDS encoding antitoxin family protein, with protein MPKIIEVIYENGVFKPLEKVDLKEKTRIKITIGEGRREVIESYRGVFGRADTEELREFEEEAQVQW; from the coding sequence ATGCCAAAGATCATCGAAGTAATATATGAGAACGGAGTGTTCAAACCGCTTGAGAAAGTTGATCTGAAGGAGAAGACAAGAATTAAAATTACGATTGGCGAAGGAAGGAGAGAAGTTATTGAATCCTACAGGGGCGTTTTTGGAAGAGCAGACACTGAAGAGTTAAGAGAATTCGAAGAGGAGGCGCAGGTACAGTGGTAA
- a CDS encoding aminoacyl-tRNA deacylase has protein sequence MKGVEWLRRYIKEECIDAEIIEVGKASTVNEAAKELSCSKREIIKSVVLVAEGEAVVAIVDGSSSVDLKRVEKLIGKNVRIARREEVLQLTGFPAGGVPPVGHDCRVFIDERVLKNERVYGGGGDERHLLSISPSEIVRVGAAVVRIRK, from the coding sequence ATGAAGGGAGTGGAGTGGCTTAGGAGATATATCAAGGAAGAATGTATTGATGCGGAAATTATAGAAGTTGGCAAAGCTTCAACAGTCAACGAGGCTGCAAAAGAGTTGAGCTGCAGTAAAAGGGAGATAATAAAGTCTGTTGTTCTTGTTGCGGAAGGTGAAGCTGTAGTTGCAATTGTTGACGGTTCTTCATCGGTGGATTTAAAAAGGGTCGAAAAGCTGATTGGAAAAAATGTAAGAATTGCGAGAAGAGAGGAAGTCTTGCAGTTGACAGGGTTTCCAGCCGGTGGCGTTCCGCCAGTGGGACATGACTGCAGAGTGTTTATTGACGAGAGGGTTCTCAAGAACGAGAGGGTTTATGGTGGTGGAGGGGATGAAAGACATCTGCTTTCGATTTCTCCTTCTGAGATAGTAAGGGTTGGAGCAGCCGTGGTGAGGATAAGGAAGTGA
- a CDS encoding PIN domain-containing protein has translation MLDDFYITVLRDYQNVTKIWELMRNCKLLPNDALIAATCKHYRIRKIATFDGDFKRVEFLEVVEVE, from the coding sequence TTGCTGGATGATTTTTACATTACAGTATTAAGGGATTACCAGAACGTCACCAAAATCTGGGAACTGATGAGGAACTGTAAGCTACTTCCAAACGATGCCTTAATTGCTGCCACATGCAAGCACTATAGAATAAGGAAAATAGCTACGTTCGATGGAGATTTTAAAAGGGTTGAGTTTCTGGAAGTAGTGGAGGTTGAATAA
- a CDS encoding HEPN domain-containing protein — protein sequence MDEVYLLLEKAELKLNSAKILFENRIYDDAISRAYYCMYYAAKALLCMKDKHPRTHRGLLSQFGLEFVKKGIIDEYYARAITVAQERRERADYDIYYCPSREEAEAIIEDAERFLERIKKAVEELKK from the coding sequence TTGGATGAAGTTTATCTCCTCCTCGAAAAAGCTGAATTAAAACTCAACTCAGCTAAAATACTGTTTGAGAACAGAATCTACGATGATGCAATAAGCAGGGCATACTATTGTATGTACTACGCCGCAAAGGCATTGCTATGCATGAAGGATAAACATCCAAGAACTCATAGAGGCTTGCTATCTCAGTTTGGGCTGGAATTTGTGAAGAAAGGAATAATAGATGAGTACTATGCAAGGGCAATTACGGTGGCTCAGGAGAGGCGTGAGAGAGCTGACTACGACATATACTATTGCCCATCCAGAGAAGAAGCAGAAGCAATAATCGAAGATGCAGAAAGATTTTTGGAGAGGATAAAGAAGGCAGTAGAGGAACTGAAGAAGTGA
- a CDS encoding DMT family transporter, translating into MQRLKLLLMLILAILSISSAAILVVLAGSPGSVTAFWRLVLSIPVFLAVNRSINIPKDVRVLFFPTTAGIALGIHFVSWMESLFHASVAVSTTIVCTHALFSAIFSAALGETPRPNQILGVIIAIVGVYYLSGADPSSEPIGVVLALIGAVSGGVYFTTGRFARKKIDFSAYILLTYASAAIVALLVSLLRGHPLFGYSAETWVYFLLLAIIPMTLGHTLINYILRYMKVVPITASVIGESVGATILAYLVLHQSLQPQAYLYMFVVLLGIVLAIRGR; encoded by the coding sequence ATGCAAAGACTCAAACTTCTGCTCATGCTGATACTCGCGATACTGTCAATTTCATCTGCTGCCATTTTGGTTGTTTTAGCCGGATCACCTGGCTCTGTTACGGCATTCTGGAGGCTTGTTTTATCAATACCTGTATTTCTCGCAGTAAACCGCTCAATAAACATTCCAAAGGACGTGAGGGTGCTCTTCTTCCCAACAACAGCAGGGATAGCTTTGGGCATTCATTTCGTCTCGTGGATGGAGTCATTGTTCCATGCATCGGTTGCTGTTAGTACGACCATTGTGTGCACTCATGCACTTTTCTCAGCCATTTTCTCGGCAGCCCTTGGCGAAACACCCCGACCGAATCAGATTCTTGGAGTAATTATAGCGATCGTAGGCGTTTACTACCTGAGTGGCGCTGACCCATCTTCAGAACCGATAGGAGTAGTTCTTGCCCTGATCGGAGCGGTTTCCGGTGGTGTTTACTTCACAACTGGCAGGTTTGCAAGAAAAAAGATTGATTTCAGTGCCTACATACTCCTGACATATGCATCGGCTGCGATTGTAGCACTGCTCGTTTCCCTCCTCCGCGGCCACCCTCTCTTCGGTTATAGTGCCGAAACCTGGGTGTACTTTCTCCTCCTTGCAATCATTCCCATGACGCTTGGACACACGCTTATAAATTACATCTTGAGGTACATGAAGGTCGTTCCGATTACCGCAAGCGTAATTGGTGAGTCTGTGGGAGCGACGATTCTCGCATACTTGGTTCTCCATCAATCGCTGCAACCTCAAGCTTACCTCTACATGTTCGTAGTACTGCTCGGCATAGTTCTGGCAATCAGGGGGAGATGA